The following is a genomic window from Candidatus Palauibacter scopulicola.
CGACCATCATCGTCGTGCCGTTCGTCAGCGCCAGTCCCTCCTTGGCCTCCAGGCGCGGGCGGGGGACCCCCGCGGCGGCCATCGCGCTCGCCCCGTCCATACGGCGCCCTTCGAACCACGCCTCGCCGCTGAACGCCGATGGCCCCTCGCCCTCGCCGGCGCCCCGCTCCGGGCCCGGTGAACGGGTCGCGACCGCCGCCATGTGCGCGAGGGGGGCGAGATCGCCGCTCGCCCCGAGCGAACCCTTGCCCGGCACGACGGGCGTGACGCCCCTGTTCAGCATGCGGACCAGCGTGTCGATGATCACCGGTCGCACACCCGAAGCACCGAGGGCGAGCGAGTTCGCCCGCACGAGCAGCATCGCCCGCGCCCAGTCCTCCGGCAGCGGGGAACCCGTCCCCGTCGCACACTTGAGGATCAGGTTCCACGACAGCCGGGCCGCATCTGGCGGCGCGATGCGGGTTCCCGCGAGCGATCCGTAGCCTGTCGTGATCCCGTAGATCCGGGCCCCCGGCCGAGCCAGCGCCTCCTCCACCGCTAACCGGCTTGCCTCCACCCGTTCTCGTGCGCCCTCATCGAGTTCCCGGACCTTCGCGCCGCCGCGCGCCACGGCGACGACGTCGGGAATCGTGAGCTCCCGGGAGAGCGTGACGGCTGCCGCGCTCATCGCGCCGCCACCGACGAAAGCAGTCTCTCGAACTCCCCGCCGGCCATCCGCTTGCCGACGGTGAAGGGGCCGAACTCCGCGTACTCCGCGCTCGCCGCGTCGTAGCGCATCTCGCCGATGATGGCCTTGAACTCCAGCGGATCCGCCGCCCACAGCGTCACCGCCCACTCCCAGTCGTCCAGGCCCATCGATCCGCTGATCACCTGGACGATCCGGCCCGCGAAGCGCCGTCCCAGCCTCCCGTGCGCCGCCATCAGCTCCGCCCGCTTCTCCAGCGGAAGCGTGTACCAGTTCTGCCCCGGGTTGCGCCGCTTGTCCATCGGATAGGTGCAGACGTACGGCATGTGCTCCGGCTGTCTCGGCTCGAGCCGGCGCCGCACGTACCCCTTGCGCCGCTCCGCCGCGAGGGCGTCTGCCAGGGCGGCGTCCCACGCCTCGCGGTCCTCCGGGTCGATCCGACCGGAGAGCTCCCGGGTCAGGGAGTAGAGACCCAATTCCACCACGGACAGGTACTCCTCGCGGACAAGGACGTGATCGCCCCAGGCGGAGAGCTTCATTTCGCGCGCCGCTTCAATGAGGCGGTCGAACGTGTCCCGGAAATGGAGGATGAGAAAATCGATCCCGCTCCCCGCGACGCGGTAGACGCCGGACCAGCCGGGCTCCGCTCCGGTGGACCACTTCTCGGCCCGCGCGGCGAAGCTCCTCAGCGCCTCCCGGGCTTCCGCCGGATCCGCACCGCCGAGGCCGGTCCAGTCGAGTTCGATCGATTGATGAAGGACGTACCACCCCTCGAGGGAGGCGGGCGGGAGTTCGGAGGCATGCGGGAGCGGACGGCTCGTCACTTGAACGGGCCGGCCAATCCCGGGAAACGGTACACGATCACGCCGCTGTCGGCGGCGTTGTCCACGTCCACATGCCCCTTGACAACCATTTCCCGCAGGGCTTCCTCCACCTCTTCGAAGCTGAGGCCCGTGGCCAGGACGCCCTGTGTCACCGTCAGCAGTCCGCCGTTCGCCTGCGCGGCCTTCAGCAGGATCTGTTGCCGGGTATCCGCCTTCGTGAGCTGCCGCGACGGGCCGGAGGGCTCGGCGGCCGCGGCGAGTCGCGGGTGCGGCAGATACCCGTCGCGGATGTTCGCCGTTCGCACGAGGCGTTTCATGCGGAAGAGGTCGAAGAACTGACCGATGCCGAAGAGACCGAAGGTGAGCAGCCAAATGATGCCCGTGGCGTACATGCCGAGGTAGAAGCGGTGGATCCCGGCCG
Proteins encoded in this region:
- a CDS encoding chlorite dismutase family protein, with amino-acid sequence MTSRPLPHASELPPASLEGWYVLHQSIELDWTGLGGADPAEAREALRSFAARAEKWSTGAEPGWSGVYRVAGSGIDFLILHFRDTFDRLIEAAREMKLSAWGDHVLVREEYLSVVELGLYSLTRELSGRIDPEDREAWDAALADALAAERRKGYVRRRLEPRQPEHMPYVCTYPMDKRRNPGQNWYTLPLEKRAELMAAHGRLGRRFAGRIVQVISGSMGLDDWEWAVTLWAADPLEFKAIIGEMRYDAASAEYAEFGPFTVGKRMAGGEFERLLSSVAAR
- a CDS encoding NINE protein, with protein sequence MTEQPNEPGRGGPEGPAPPYAVVPLVAAPSQPPAEPAPDTGDRYSNGVGFALWCCLFVGAAGIHRFYLGMYATGIIWLLTFGLFGIGQFFDLFRMKRLVRTANIRDGYLPHPRLAAAAEPSGPSRQLTKADTRQQILLKAAQANGGLLTVTQGVLATGLSFEEVEEALREMVVKGHVDVDNAADSGVIVYRFPGLAGPFK